One stretch of Paroedura picta isolate Pp20150507F chromosome 13, Ppicta_v3.0, whole genome shotgun sequence DNA includes these proteins:
- the AGTR2 gene encoding type-2 angiotensin II receptor: MLTCARREGDALTKNFALSNQAKISLLGPSAAVFELCILTSLREGSNTRKQRPWGLLEKTVVNKNWSASHSEHCQAIGQCEVSPKGLKSATSLPAGKMHTSNNSMIVATEQTLQDPYLSPTNVSSWSHCSVYLSSYQFVLIPALYSILFLFGLLGNSLVIAVLCRQKNLKTVANVYILNLAIADLLALVTVPFWATYYAYGYNWHFGSIMCKLSSSIFGLTMFASIFFITCMSMDRYQAIVHPFQSQRRTLHRASVTALIVWGLAALTSLPTFCFRDTQYVKGLDVTACIMAFPTENYSEWSAGTALMKNTLGFLIPMAIIARCYIWIRVHLMKARGLGKNKQKRDRVLKVVAAVVLAFLICWLPFHVLTFLDALTWLRVINQCWIVSAIDTALPFGISMGFANSCINPLLYYLIGNQFQDKLQHLFKLRLYQLNSNRQGFLTSKSSSNKDTDTLKDAKHREGDSGKPQTHPLWVH; encoded by the exons ATGCTCACATGTgctaggagggagggggatgctTTAACGAAAAACTTTGCTCTCTCCAACCAAGCAAAAATCTCTCTGTTGGGACCTTCAGCTGCAGTCTTTGAGTTATGTATATTAACTTCTCTCCGTGAAGGAAGTAATACAAGAAAGCAGAGACCGTGGGGCTTATTAGAGAAGACTGTAGTGAACAAAAACTGGTCTGCATCCCACTCGGAACATTGCCAAG CAATCGGACAATGTGAAGTTTCTCCAAAAGGTCTCAAGAGTGCCACTTCCCTACCAGCTGGCAAGATGCACACCAGTAACAACTCGATGATCGTTGCGACAGAACAGACGCTGCAAGATCCCTACTTATCCCCAACCAATGTCTCTTCTTGGTCCCACTGCTCTGTCTACCTCTCCAGTTACCAGTTTGTGCTAATCCCGGCGCTCTACAGCATTCTCTTCCTCTTCGGACTACTGGGAAACAGCCTGGTGATTGCAGTGCTGTGCCGACAGAAAAACCTCAAGACGGTTGCCAATGTTTACATTCTCAACTTAGCCATAGCAGACTTGTTGGCCCTGGTCACGGTGCCATTTTGGGCCACTTATTATGCTTATGGATATAATTGGCACTTTGGCTCCATAATGTGCAAACTCTCCAGCTCCATCTTTGGCCTGACCATGTTCGCGAGCATCTTCTTCATTACGTGCATGAGCATGGACCGCTACCAGGCGATTGTCCACCCATTTCAGTCTCAGCGACGGACGCTGCATCGGGCATCTGTTACTGCACTGATTGTTTGGGGTCTGGCTGCCTTGACCTCCCTGCCCACGTTCTGTTTCCGAGATACCCAATACGTCAAAGGTTTAGATGTGACGGCCTGTATCATGGCCTTTCCAACTGAGAACTACTCTGAGTGGTCAGCTGGGACAGCCTTAATGAAAAACACTCTTGGCTTCCTGATACCTATGGCGATCATAGCCAGGTGCTACATTTGGATAAGGGTGCACTTGATGAAAGCCCGAGGTTTGGGGAAGAACAAGCAGAAAAGAGACCGTGTGTTGAAAGTGGTAGCTGCTGTAGTTTTGGCCTTCTTGATTTGCTGGCTCCCATTCCACGTTTTGACCTTTCTGGATGCCCTGACCTGGTTGCGTGTGATCAATCAATGCTGGATTGTGTCTGCCATTGACACGGCCCTGCCATTTGGGATCTCCATGGGATTTGCTAACAGCTGCATCAATCCTCTCTTGTACTATTTAATTGGCAACCAGTTCCAGGATAAACTACAACATTTGTTTAAGCTAAGACTTTATCAGCTCAATAGCAACAGGCAAGGTTTTCTCACAAGCAAAAGCAGCTCGAATAAAGACACGGACACCCTGAAGGATGCCAAACACAGAGAAGGAGACTCTGGCAAGCCACAAACCCACCCACTGTGGGTTCACTGA
- the LOC143822879 gene encoding uncharacterized protein LOC143822879 yields MPKPRKGSFWQRAEAEALLELVLQSKSVGRLMASTHCHTKGAYLVLASKLRERGYVRTWEQVRTKFKRLKLDFLNSLEQWGGIPQPSGRTVFHDQMVKIWEKAGKPPLDMRRHMATQSPSKLATAPEREEGEEEGPSTSGQAAAETVEARLRAMEARVTSLEAQVAELKGEIEQHRQQREAEELKKKEDEELFRRKVRGTVGRLCRRVRAMEGAGEGSGGN; encoded by the exons atgccgaagccacggaagggctccttctggcagcgcgccgaggctgaggcacttctggagcttgtgctacaatcaaaaagtgttggccgcctaatggccagcacccattgccacaccaagggtgcctacctggtgttggcttcaaagctgagggagaggggctacgtccggacctgggagcaggtccggacaaaattcaagcgccttaagctggacttcctaaacagtctggaacagtggggggggatcccgcagccaagtgggaggacggtcttccacgaccagatggttaaaatatgggagaaggctgggaagccccccctggacatgaggaggcatatgg ccacacaatcaccatccaagctggcaacagcacctgagcgtgaggagggggaggaagagggaccttccacctcgggacaggctgcag ctgaaactgtggaggcaaggctgcgtgccatggaggccagagttacttccctggaggctcaagtggcagagctgaaaggggagattgagcagcacaggcaacagagggaggcggaagaac ttaagaagaaggaggacgaagagctcttccggcgcaaagttagggggaccgtgggacggctgtgcaggagagttagggcgatggaaggggctggggaggggagcggtgggaactga